From Paraburkholderia sabiae, a single genomic window includes:
- a CDS encoding acyltransferase — protein MKLLTALKRHLFITLGNTLPMYGPFNRIRASMFRKAGMTVGSGVTIIGPLNLELSLNEETIRGITIGDNAYLNAGTRLACRNSRISIGDDVQIGPRVSFETATHGIVYEPDLGRGIDHQEIRVGNKVWIGAGATILPGVTIHEAAVVAAGAVVVKDVPAYTLVGGVPARKIKDIVSTPQRQGAMA, from the coding sequence ATGAAGCTATTGACGGCACTCAAACGACATCTTTTCATCACCCTCGGCAACACGCTGCCGATGTACGGCCCGTTCAACCGCATACGCGCGTCGATGTTCCGCAAGGCGGGCATGACGGTCGGCTCGGGCGTGACGATCATCGGGCCGCTGAACCTCGAACTGAGCCTGAACGAGGAAACGATCCGCGGCATCACGATCGGCGATAACGCGTATCTGAACGCGGGCACGCGGCTCGCGTGCCGCAACAGCCGCATCTCGATCGGCGACGACGTGCAGATCGGACCGCGCGTGTCGTTCGAAACGGCGACGCACGGCATCGTCTATGAACCCGATCTCGGCCGGGGCATCGACCATCAGGAGATTCGCGTCGGCAACAAGGTGTGGATCGGCGCGGGCGCGACGATCCTGCCTGGCGTGACGATCCACGAAGCCGCCGTGGTCGCCGCGGGCGCCGTCGTCGTGAAGGACGTGCCCGCCTATACGCTCGTAGGCGGCGTACCCGCGCGCAAGATCAAGGACATCGTGTCGACGCCTCAGCGCCAGGGCGCCATGGCGTGA
- a CDS encoding cytochrome b has translation MIPNRDRFTPLQRALHWIMAICILSMLFIGAGMVSTIRPDYLTLVSIHKPLGITILVLALIRLVVRLVRGAPSLPADMPAPMKLAAYLSHLAFYALMIALPLIGWGMLSAARYPVVVAGMQLPWILPHSNALHSLLWNAHRFLALCFFALILVHLAAALFHALVRRDGVFHAMAPWR, from the coding sequence ATGATCCCGAACCGCGACCGCTTTACGCCGCTGCAGCGCGCATTGCACTGGATCATGGCGATATGCATTCTGTCGATGCTCTTCATTGGCGCCGGCATGGTGTCGACCATCCGTCCCGACTATCTGACGCTGGTATCGATCCACAAGCCGCTCGGCATCACGATACTCGTGCTCGCGCTAATCAGACTTGTGGTGAGGCTCGTACGCGGCGCACCGTCGCTGCCCGCCGACATGCCCGCGCCGATGAAGCTCGCGGCCTATCTGTCGCACCTCGCGTTCTATGCGCTGATGATCGCGCTGCCGCTGATCGGCTGGGGCATGCTGTCGGCGGCGAGATATCCCGTCGTGGTCGCGGGCATGCAATTGCCGTGGATCCTGCCGCATAGCAACGCGTTGCACTCGCTGCTCTGGAACGCGCACCGCTTTCTCGCGCTGTGCTTCTTTGCGTTGATCCTCGTGCATCTGGCCGCCGCGCTCTTTCACGCGCTCGTCAGACGCGACGGCGTCTTTCACGCCATGGCGCCCTGGCGCTGA
- a CDS encoding catalase family peroxidase, which produces MADRPGSQPSAVRSLILIAIIVGVVAIAFVYTAGWLTPSRLTPAKVVNALAPPGGPALGFRRNHAKGICFTGTFESSGAAAALSKAPMFAQGSSRVTGRFNLATPDPKATDPSVRVRGLSLRVVAPDGTEWRSAMIDAPFFPVATPQAFYALLEASAQKDDPDAMKKFIAAHPEFAAFGAWATTAPWTASYAQDQYNSLNSFIFTNAQGQDQAVRWSFVPAAKPEPVSADELKQRPADFLETDITKRVQSAPQRWTMVVTVANPGDPTADPSKAWPDDRRKVEAGTLVVSAIEPEPDGPCRDLNFDPTVLPAGIHVSDDPFPAARSAAYSVSFNRRTAEDKDYPHTPAEGAKQ; this is translated from the coding sequence ATGGCCGACAGACCTGGTTCTCAACCGTCCGCAGTCCGCTCGCTGATCCTGATCGCGATCATCGTCGGTGTCGTGGCGATCGCGTTCGTCTACACGGCAGGCTGGCTGACGCCGTCGCGGCTGACGCCCGCCAAAGTCGTCAATGCACTGGCGCCGCCCGGCGGCCCCGCGCTGGGATTCCGGCGCAATCATGCAAAAGGCATCTGCTTCACGGGCACCTTCGAATCGAGCGGTGCGGCTGCCGCGCTGTCGAAAGCGCCGATGTTCGCGCAAGGTTCGTCTCGCGTGACGGGACGCTTCAATCTCGCCACGCCCGATCCGAAAGCGACCGATCCGTCGGTGCGCGTGCGTGGCCTGAGCCTGCGCGTCGTCGCGCCTGACGGCACCGAGTGGCGTTCGGCGATGATCGACGCGCCCTTCTTCCCCGTCGCGACTCCGCAGGCCTTTTATGCGCTGCTCGAAGCGTCGGCGCAAAAGGACGACCCGGACGCGATGAAGAAATTCATCGCCGCGCATCCCGAGTTCGCCGCGTTCGGCGCATGGGCGACTACCGCGCCGTGGACGGCCTCGTACGCGCAGGATCAGTACAACAGCCTCAACAGCTTCATCTTCACGAATGCGCAAGGCCAGGACCAGGCCGTGCGCTGGTCGTTCGTGCCCGCTGCGAAGCCCGAACCCGTCTCCGCCGACGAACTCAAACAGCGTCCCGCCGATTTCCTCGAAACCGACATCACGAAGCGCGTACAGAGCGCGCCGCAGCGCTGGACGATGGTCGTCACCGTCGCCAACCCTGGCGACCCGACAGCCGATCCGAGCAAAGCCTGGCCCGACGATCGCCGCAAGGTGGAAGCGGGCACGCTGGTCGTGAGCGCGATCGAGCCGGAACCCGACGGCCCGTGCCGCGACCTCAATTTCGATCCGACCGTGCTGCCGGCAGGCATCCACGTTTCCGACGATCCGTTCCCCGCTGCGCGCTCGGCCGCGTATTCGGTGTCGTTCAACCGCCGCACGGCCGAGGACAAAGACTATCCGCACACGCCTGCCGAAGGAGCGAAGCAATGA
- a CDS encoding CAP domain-containing protein: MHTIPTGHATALDYVNARRKEAGLPLIAVDGKLAAAAADHAKYLDLNRVATHDEVPGKPGFTGSGIETRVRRHTSAEGVSEILAVSGEPRPVVASIEAIFASPYHRGAILFDWARAGEASIVGSHAVTVVDFADIAPALADTELVAWPYDGQHQVPTAWVNNEQPDPMGAGSRYRGQVLGFPLTLSGGPNAHIELESVDLRDQRGKKVACRIAPLTPADAARNTAVCTPYEPLRAATRYTVHALGTLSQLGKVMPVDLAWSFTTRDDERIAPPVVAKSEGE; encoded by the coding sequence TTGCACACGATTCCGACCGGTCACGCAACGGCGCTCGACTATGTGAACGCGCGTCGCAAGGAAGCCGGTTTGCCGTTGATCGCCGTCGACGGCAAGCTGGCGGCCGCCGCAGCCGATCACGCGAAGTATCTCGATCTCAATCGCGTCGCGACGCATGACGAAGTGCCGGGCAAGCCGGGCTTCACGGGCAGCGGCATCGAGACGCGCGTGCGGCGTCATACATCGGCGGAAGGCGTCAGCGAGATTCTGGCGGTGTCGGGCGAACCTCGCCCTGTGGTGGCGTCGATCGAAGCGATTTTCGCGTCGCCCTATCATCGCGGCGCGATTCTGTTCGACTGGGCGCGTGCGGGGGAAGCATCGATTGTCGGATCACACGCGGTGACCGTCGTCGATTTCGCGGACATCGCGCCCGCGCTTGCCGATACGGAGTTAGTGGCCTGGCCATACGACGGCCAGCATCAGGTGCCCACGGCGTGGGTGAACAACGAACAGCCCGATCCGATGGGCGCCGGTTCGCGTTATCGCGGTCAGGTGCTCGGTTTTCCGCTCACGCTGTCGGGCGGACCGAATGCACATATCGAACTGGAGAGTGTCGATCTGCGCGATCAGCGGGGCAAGAAAGTCGCTTGCAGGATCGCGCCGCTCACGCCTGCCGATGCCGCGCGCAACACCGCCGTCTGTACGCCCTATGAACCGCTGCGCGCGGCCACGCGCTACACCGTGCATGCACTCGGCACGCTGTCGCAACTGGGCAAGGTCATGCCCGTCGATCTTGCGTGGTCATTCACGACGCGCGACGACGAGCGCATTGCGCCGCCCGTCGTCGCGAAATCCGAAGGTGAGTAG
- a CDS encoding ABC transporter substrate-binding protein, with product MQEIKRGRRQAIKTLGAALAASALPMPFINVRAQQSQNFAGKTLRLLTWSDDTGTAALRNIAQTFTAKTGAKVIADRADGTSGMVAKLKASGDRPTYDVITLAGVGAAGLGDAGLLMKPDLDKLPNLKEVAPPYRTGANGFGVGYLLWSDGLIYNTSTVKTPPTTYEALWDPKYAGRIFLPPPEWAEAVDLAIIAAKLAGGSQQNIDPGFKKLAQLKEHVMTLGENPNQVADLFRTGSLDLGGIYSPAFFPTQIRKPDYKMGVTYGMKEGFATQLMFTVIPKAHVADSDLIHAFINHSLDAGVQGQMAADVLNGPVNSKAAIPAESRAFVPSPQQIAEKAVLHDDKALAAVQPAWIKRYTEIFSA from the coding sequence ATGCAAGAGATCAAACGGGGTAGAAGGCAGGCCATCAAGACGCTTGGCGCGGCGCTCGCGGCGTCTGCGTTGCCGATGCCGTTCATCAACGTCCGCGCACAGCAGTCGCAGAATTTCGCGGGCAAGACGCTGCGTCTTCTGACCTGGTCCGACGATACGGGAACAGCCGCGTTGCGCAACATCGCCCAGACGTTCACCGCGAAGACGGGCGCCAAGGTGATCGCGGATCGCGCGGACGGCACGTCGGGCATGGTCGCGAAGCTCAAGGCATCGGGCGATCGTCCGACGTACGACGTGATCACGCTCGCAGGTGTCGGCGCGGCAGGTCTCGGCGACGCGGGTCTTCTGATGAAGCCGGATCTCGACAAGCTCCCCAATCTCAAGGAAGTCGCGCCACCATACCGCACGGGCGCGAACGGCTTCGGCGTCGGCTATCTGCTGTGGTCGGACGGCCTGATCTACAACACGTCCACCGTGAAAACGCCGCCCACGACCTATGAAGCGCTGTGGGATCCGAAGTACGCCGGCCGCATCTTTCTGCCGCCGCCGGAATGGGCGGAAGCCGTTGACCTCGCGATCATCGCGGCGAAGCTCGCGGGCGGTTCGCAGCAGAACATCGATCCCGGCTTCAAGAAACTCGCGCAACTGAAAGAGCACGTCATGACGCTCGGCGAAAACCCGAACCAGGTCGCCGATCTGTTCCGTACCGGTTCGCTCGATCTCGGCGGCATTTATTCGCCGGCGTTTTTCCCCACCCAGATTCGCAAGCCCGACTACAAGATGGGCGTGACGTATGGCATGAAAGAGGGCTTCGCCACGCAACTCATGTTCACGGTGATTCCGAAAGCGCATGTGGCGGACAGCGATCTGATTCACGCGTTCATCAATCATTCGCTCGATGCCGGCGTGCAAGGGCAGATGGCAGCCGACGTGCTGAACGGTCCCGTCAATTCGAAAGCGGCGATTCCGGCCGAAAGCCGCGCGTTCGTGCCGAGTCCGCAGCAGATCGCGGAGAAGGCCGTGCTGCACGACGACAAGGCGCTCGCCGCCGTGCAGCCCGCGTGGATCAAGCGCTACACCGAGATTTTCTCGGCATGA
- a CDS encoding ABC transporter permease — MSGMPALFSRRGNAPAPAAQPVDASPDASLRRAHPWLLLAPILVFLAVLAAAALVVLRMSFGVQGNEWHAFTLQNYVELADGYFLKSLWLTLRLAFQSMICAVLLAIPVALAMARTESRLMRRLLLAGVLLPLLVNLLLQGYGWLVILGPAGLLNHALLGSGLVSRPVMWLYREHGVLLGLIQTAFPLAVLPMSSAMRAVSISYEEAAATLGATRWQTMRDVMLPLALPGVVSGALLVFAYNASAFAVPLLLGGRRVPMLAVLVHDQVAPLLNWPAASASGVVLMVATLSVMALSQRLVRRTQRLEDADS, encoded by the coding sequence ATGAGCGGAATGCCCGCGCTCTTCTCGCGGCGCGGGAATGCACCCGCGCCGGCCGCACAGCCCGTCGACGCGTCGCCCGATGCGTCGTTGCGGCGCGCGCATCCGTGGCTGCTGCTCGCACCGATCCTCGTGTTTCTGGCGGTGCTCGCGGCGGCTGCGCTCGTCGTGCTGCGCATGAGCTTCGGCGTGCAGGGAAACGAGTGGCATGCGTTCACGCTGCAAAACTACGTCGAACTCGCCGACGGCTATTTCCTGAAGTCGCTCTGGCTCACATTGCGGCTCGCGTTCCAGAGCATGATCTGCGCCGTGCTGCTGGCGATTCCCGTCGCGCTCGCCATGGCGCGTACGGAATCGCGGCTCATGCGCCGCCTGCTGCTCGCAGGTGTGCTGCTGCCGCTGCTCGTCAATCTGCTGTTGCAAGGCTACGGCTGGCTCGTAATTCTCGGACCGGCGGGGCTGCTCAATCACGCGTTGCTCGGCAGCGGTCTCGTCAGCCGGCCGGTGATGTGGCTGTATCGCGAGCATGGCGTGCTGCTCGGTCTGATCCAGACCGCGTTCCCGCTCGCCGTGCTGCCGATGTCCAGCGCCATGCGCGCGGTGTCGATTTCGTATGAGGAAGCCGCCGCGACGCTCGGCGCGACGCGCTGGCAAACGATGCGCGATGTGATGCTGCCGCTCGCGCTGCCCGGTGTGGTGTCGGGTGCGCTGCTGGTGTTCGCGTACAACGCGAGCGCGTTCGCCGTACCGCTGCTGCTGGGTGGACGCCGCGTGCCGATGCTCGCGGTGCTGGTGCACGACCAGGTTGCGCCGCTGTTGAACTGGCCTGCCGCGTCGGCATCGGGCGTCGTGCTGATGGTCGCGACGCTGTCGGTGATGGCGCTCTCGCAACGGCTGGTGCGCCGCACACAACGTCTGGAGGATGCAGACTCATGA
- a CDS encoding ABC transporter permease, giving the protein MSTQGGSVSMLPMRLPSTLPGRLGKVTTLLAAVVLFLAALPILTMIAMSFSASDTLEFPPHAYSLQWYRAAWHTFVSPDANSALSMGTALATSLIVAASTMIIATLVSVPATYALSRYRFRGKPAVEQLVALPLVYPLVMLGLSLLLVFNVLPVELGMFRLIIAHVILALPFTVKNCAASVASIGPEFEEAACVMGASPQRAMIDVVLPLMRPGILAGMLFAFIISFNEFTVTFFLYNIDTMTLPVWLYSRTVSSLDPTVFSFAVFIVAIDFALIWLLEKLIGDNGVAL; this is encoded by the coding sequence ATGAGTACGCAAGGCGGATCCGTCTCGATGTTGCCGATGCGCCTGCCGTCGACTTTGCCCGGACGTCTCGGCAAGGTCACGACATTGCTCGCCGCGGTGGTGCTGTTTCTCGCAGCGTTGCCGATTCTCACGATGATCGCAATGTCGTTCAGCGCATCGGATACGCTCGAATTTCCGCCGCATGCGTACAGCCTGCAGTGGTATCGGGCGGCCTGGCACACCTTTGTTTCGCCGGATGCCAACAGCGCGCTCTCGATGGGCACGGCGCTGGCCACGAGTCTCATCGTCGCGGCATCGACGATGATCATTGCGACGCTCGTGTCCGTGCCCGCTACGTATGCATTGAGCCGCTATCGCTTTCGAGGCAAGCCTGCCGTCGAGCAGTTGGTCGCGCTGCCGCTCGTTTATCCGCTCGTGATGCTGGGGCTTTCCCTGCTGCTCGTATTCAACGTGCTGCCCGTCGAACTCGGCATGTTCCGGCTGATCATCGCGCATGTGATTCTTGCGCTGCCGTTCACGGTGAAGAACTGCGCGGCGTCCGTCGCGTCGATCGGCCCCGAGTTCGAGGAAGCCGCCTGCGTGATGGGCGCAAGCCCGCAACGCGCGATGATCGACGTGGTGTTGCCGTTGATGCGCCCGGGCATTCTCGCCGGCATGCTGTTCGCGTTCATCATCTCGTTCAACGAATTCACGGTCACGTTCTTTCTCTACAACATCGACACGATGACGTTGCCCGTATGGCTGTATAGCCGCACGGTTTCGTCGCTCGATCCGACTGTGTTTTCGTTTGCCGTGTTCATCGTCGCGATCGACTTCGCGCTGATCTGGCTGCTGGAAAAGCTGATCGGCGACAACGGCGTCGCGCTCTGA
- a CDS encoding ABC transporter ATP-binding protein produces MTHLTLQAVTKQFGAARAVDSVDLTVPDGKLVCFLGPSGCGKTTLLRMIAGLEMPSAGSITFAGNDITRVPANQRDFGMVFQSLALFPHMTVAENIAYPLKLRKTGKTEQTRRVAELLDLIQLPHMAARPVTQLSGGQRQRVAIARAIASSPKLLLLDEPLSALDAKLREAMQVEIRLLQQRLGITTIMVTHDQREAMTMADLIVVMEKGRIAQVGKPLDIYRDPVSEFVADFIGLGNILPVTFDGRGGASLPGGTQITVASPARGLDARGDLRLLIRPEDVHVRTANDAVPQTPRANCLPGTVTFIRDVGASLEATIDCAGFTLTAATTPRETPGLELGMPVMAELPAHACKLIAARTAVH; encoded by the coding sequence ATGACTCATCTGACTTTGCAAGCCGTCACGAAACAATTCGGCGCAGCACGTGCAGTCGACAGCGTCGACCTGACCGTCCCCGACGGCAAGCTCGTGTGCTTTCTCGGTCCTTCGGGCTGCGGCAAGACGACGTTGTTGCGGATGATCGCCGGGCTGGAAATGCCGAGCGCGGGCAGCATCACGTTCGCCGGAAACGACATCACACGCGTGCCCGCGAACCAGCGGGACTTCGGCATGGTGTTTCAGTCGCTCGCGCTGTTCCCGCATATGACGGTCGCGGAGAACATTGCGTATCCGCTGAAGCTGCGCAAGACGGGGAAGACGGAACAGACGCGACGCGTCGCCGAACTGCTCGATCTGATCCAGTTGCCGCATATGGCGGCACGCCCCGTCACACAGTTGTCCGGCGGTCAGCGGCAGCGGGTTGCCATTGCGCGCGCGATCGCGTCGTCGCCGAAACTGCTGTTGCTCGACGAGCCGCTCTCCGCCCTCGATGCGAAGCTGCGCGAAGCGATGCAGGTCGAGATTCGTTTGCTGCAGCAGCGGCTGGGCATCACGACGATCATGGTCACGCATGATCAGCGCGAAGCGATGACGATGGCCGACCTGATCGTCGTGATGGAAAAAGGGCGTATTGCGCAGGTCGGCAAGCCGCTCGATATCTACCGCGATCCCGTCAGCGAGTTCGTGGCGGATTTCATCGGTCTGGGCAACATCCTTCCCGTGACCTTCGACGGGCGAGGCGGTGCGAGTCTGCCCGGCGGCACGCAGATTACCGTCGCGAGTCCGGCGCGGGGTCTCGATGCGCGTGGCGATCTCCGTCTGCTGATCCGTCCGGAAGACGTGCACGTCCGTACGGCCAACGACGCCGTCCCGCAGACGCCGCGTGCGAACTGTCTGCCGGGAACCGTGACGTTCATTCGCGATGTGGGCGCGTCGCTGGAAGCGACCATCGATTGCGCCGGGTTCACGCTCACAGCTGCAACTACGCCGCGCGAGACGCCCGGACTCGAACTGGGCATGCCTGTCATGGCGGAATTGCCGGCGCATGCGTGCAAGCTCATTGCTGCACGGACTGCCGTGCATTGA
- a CDS encoding LacI family DNA-binding transcriptional regulator, which yields MPATRMMIARRAGVSVATVDRVLRDDQGVRPETAERVHLALATLRDERASRGRPSKTTSFRVAFVLPQINSRFLDQVERDIALSASYFREHRLVSSFYRCDLSSQRDATSLAQQLIDYDALVLVPLDYPWIERMIQDMTDANVPVVTVFSDLPSSARAAYVGVDNRIAGRTAGLLMGRFVGSRIGTVAVLSASSRLHDQLERRIGFAQVLEEDFRNLRWLTEPDFAEDDGSAGLAVQGLLAGHPDLVGVYVTGGGISGIAATLQESGDKARVVLIGHECTADTRAQLSERAIDVILDQDVRGIVHLAGLAALNFLNDVRGVPAIPTPETRIYLRENAHA from the coding sequence ATGCCGGCTACACGGATGATGATCGCGCGTCGTGCGGGCGTCAGTGTCGCCACGGTCGATCGTGTGCTTCGCGATGATCAGGGTGTTCGTCCCGAAACGGCTGAACGCGTCCATCTCGCGCTCGCGACACTGCGCGACGAGCGCGCGAGCCGTGGACGTCCGTCGAAGACCACGTCGTTCAGAGTCGCGTTCGTCTTACCGCAGATCAATTCCCGCTTTCTCGATCAGGTCGAGCGCGACATCGCGCTGTCGGCGAGTTATTTTCGCGAGCATCGTCTCGTCTCGTCGTTCTATCGTTGCGACCTGTCCAGTCAGCGCGACGCAACATCGCTCGCGCAGCAGCTGATCGATTACGACGCGCTCGTGCTCGTGCCGCTCGATTACCCGTGGATCGAACGGATGATTCAGGACATGACCGATGCGAACGTGCCTGTCGTCACGGTCTTTTCCGATTTGCCGTCGAGCGCGCGCGCCGCATATGTCGGCGTCGATAACCGCATCGCGGGACGAACGGCGGGGCTGCTGATGGGGCGCTTCGTCGGCTCCCGCATCGGCACGGTCGCCGTGCTGTCGGCGTCGTCGCGTCTGCACGATCAGCTCGAACGCCGCATCGGTTTCGCTCAGGTTCTCGAAGAGGATTTTCGCAACCTGCGCTGGCTGACCGAGCCCGATTTCGCCGAGGACGACGGCAGCGCGGGTCTCGCCGTGCAGGGCTTATTGGCCGGACACCCGGATCTGGTCGGCGTCTACGTGACGGGCGGCGGTATTTCGGGCATCGCGGCAACGTTGCAGGAATCGGGCGACAAGGCGCGCGTCGTACTGATCGGCCACGAATGCACGGCCGACACGCGCGCCCAACTGTCGGAGCGGGCGATCGACGTGATCCTCGATCAGGACGTGCGCGGCATCGTCCATCTGGCGGGACTCGCCGCCCTCAATTTTCTGAACGACGTGCGCGGCGTGCCCGCGATCCCGACGCCCGAAACCCGTATTTATCTTCGTGAGAATGCGCATGCCTGA
- a CDS encoding ABC transporter substrate-binding protein — translation MLRLTSARVIAAVLASLGIGFGSAAHAQGKQLTLCWAAWDPANALVELSKDFTAKTGIAMKFEFVPWTSYADRFLNELNSHGKLCDLIIGDSQWIGGAAVNGHYVKLNDFFDKNKISMNDFVPATVVGYAEWPKNTPNYWALPAMADAVGWTYRKDWFARPELRAEFKQKYKRELEPPTTMDELKQTAEFFQGRKIDGKTVYGVYIFTERGSEGITMGVTNMLYNFGFEYQDPKKPYHLDGYVNSPGAIKGLEFYKALYKCCTAPGMTNAYMQEGLDAFKSGQVAMQMNWFAFFPGLYKDPNVGGDKIGFFVNPKETKQFTQLGGQGISVVSYSDHKADALEYIKWFAQPDVQKKWWQLGGYSAAKSVVDAPDFPKSAPFAPAFLKSMSIVKDFWAEPAYAELLLDMQKRVHDYVVADKGTAKEALDLLVKDWNKVFKAEGKN, via the coding sequence ATGTTACGTCTTACGTCAGCAAGGGTAATCGCGGCCGTCCTGGCGTCGCTGGGAATAGGCTTCGGATCGGCGGCGCATGCGCAAGGCAAGCAGTTGACGCTGTGTTGGGCTGCGTGGGATCCCGCCAATGCGCTCGTCGAATTGTCGAAAGACTTTACGGCGAAAACGGGAATCGCGATGAAGTTCGAATTCGTGCCGTGGACGAGTTACGCGGATCGCTTCCTCAACGAACTGAATTCGCATGGAAAGCTGTGCGATCTCATCATCGGCGACAGTCAGTGGATCGGCGGGGCGGCTGTGAACGGACACTACGTGAAGCTGAACGACTTCTTCGACAAGAACAAGATATCGATGAACGACTTCGTGCCTGCAACCGTGGTGGGCTACGCAGAATGGCCGAAGAACACGCCGAACTACTGGGCGCTGCCCGCGATGGCGGATGCCGTCGGGTGGACCTACCGCAAAGACTGGTTTGCAAGGCCCGAACTGCGCGCGGAGTTCAAGCAGAAGTACAAGCGCGAACTCGAACCGCCGACCACGATGGACGAACTCAAGCAGACAGCGGAGTTCTTCCAGGGCCGCAAGATCGACGGAAAGACCGTGTATGGCGTGTATATCTTCACGGAGCGCGGTTCGGAAGGGATCACGATGGGCGTGACCAACATGCTTTACAACTTCGGCTTCGAATATCAGGATCCGAAGAAACCGTATCACCTCGACGGCTACGTGAATTCGCCCGGTGCGATAAAAGGACTGGAGTTCTATAAGGCGCTTTACAAATGCTGCACTGCGCCCGGCATGACGAACGCCTACATGCAGGAAGGACTCGATGCGTTCAAGTCGGGGCAGGTCGCGATGCAGATGAACTGGTTTGCCTTCTTCCCGGGTCTGTACAAGGATCCGAATGTCGGCGGCGACAAGATCGGCTTCTTCGTCAATCCGAAGGAAACGAAGCAGTTCACGCAACTCGGCGGACAAGGCATTTCCGTCGTGTCGTACTCGGATCACAAGGCGGACGCACTCGAATATATCAAGTGGTTTGCGCAGCCGGATGTCCAGAAGAAGTGGTGGCAACTCGGCGGCTATTCGGCGGCGAAGTCGGTCGTGGACGCGCCCGATTTTCCGAAAAGCGCGCCGTTCGCGCCCGCGTTCCTGAAGTCGATGTCGATCGTCAAGGACTTCTGGGCCGAGCCCGCGTACGCCGAACTGCTGCTCGACATGCAAAAGCGCGTGCATGACTACGTGGTCGCCGACAAAGGTACCGCGAAAGAAGCGCTCGATCTGCTGGTGAAGGACTGGAACAAGGTCTTCAAGGCAGAAGGAAAGAACTAG
- a CDS encoding carbohydrate ABC transporter permease has product MLANKPFPPEGLQTKVQTRASTRLRGLSDRTIAWLFILPTIVLLLAINIFPLIWALRLSFTNFKSNMPSVPARPVGIDNYTDILTDEDIWYAMQVTARFVFWSVGLEVLLGFGLALLINRQFRGHSFWTTLILLPMMLSPAVVGNFWTFLLQPQTGLFNDIVSFFTGIPPNSFQMIGDVPLAPWTIVMVDTWMWTPYVMLICLAGLRSIPDYIYEAAEVDRASPWRQFWSITLPMTLPFLMLAILFRGIENFKMFDMVNLLTSGGPGSVTETVSITLKRAAFEKWQTGYSSALAIILFVVVFGAANIYVKALNRVKQR; this is encoded by the coding sequence ATGTTGGCGAACAAGCCTTTTCCACCGGAAGGATTGCAGACGAAAGTGCAGACGCGCGCGAGCACGCGCCTGCGCGGACTGTCCGACCGGACTATCGCGTGGCTGTTCATTCTTCCGACCATCGTGCTGCTGCTCGCCATCAACATCTTTCCGTTGATCTGGGCATTGCGGCTGTCGTTCACGAATTTCAAGTCGAACATGCCGAGCGTGCCCGCGCGTCCGGTTGGCATCGACAACTACACGGACATCCTCACCGACGAAGACATCTGGTACGCGATGCAGGTGACGGCACGCTTCGTGTTCTGGTCCGTCGGGCTGGAAGTGCTGCTCGGCTTCGGGCTGGCGCTGCTGATCAACCGGCAGTTTCGCGGCCATAGTTTCTGGACCACGCTGATCCTGCTGCCGATGATGCTGTCGCCCGCCGTGGTCGGCAACTTCTGGACCTTTCTGTTGCAGCCGCAGACGGGTCTGTTCAACGACATCGTCAGTTTCTTCACGGGCATTCCGCCGAACTCGTTTCAGATGATCGGCGACGTGCCGCTTGCGCCGTGGACCATCGTCATGGTCGATACATGGATGTGGACGCCGTACGTGATGCTGATCTGTCTCGCGGGTTTGCGTTCGATCCCGGACTACATCTACGAGGCCGCCGAAGTAGACCGTGCTTCGCCGTGGCGCCAGTTCTGGTCGATTACGCTGCCGATGACGTTGCCGTTCCTGATGCTCGCGATCCTGTTTCGCGGTATCGAGAACTTCAAGATGTTCGACATGGTGAACCTGCTGACTTCGGGTGGTCCCGGCTCGGTCACGGAAACCGTCTCCATCACGCTCAAGCGCGCCGCCTTCGAAAAGTGGCAGACGGGCTATTCGTCCGCGCTCGCGATCATTCTGTTCGTGGTCGTGTTCGGCGCCGCGAACATCTATGTGAAAGCACTCAACCGGGTGAAACAGCGATGA